Proteins encoded together in one Epinephelus lanceolatus isolate andai-2023 chromosome 4, ASM4190304v1, whole genome shotgun sequence window:
- the LOC117260258 gene encoding T-cell surface glycoprotein CD3 epsilon chain-like isoform X2, protein MGVRATLAVLLLFIATVEAGQGKVEFWRETFTMFCPKNGTWFKKGVKELSVGKEYKLTYDGTNKGSFYCKYDTTKYYFYVKGKACENCFELDGRLFGLVIAVDVLGTAGLMIFIFSCTKKKSSAQPSHTSKAPARSGGRGPPVPNPDYETLNLQNRAQDHYSFLNRTGQ, encoded by the exons ATGGGTGTCCGGGCCACACTCGCCGTCCTCCTCCTGTTCATAGCCACCGTCGAAGCAG gACAAGGAAAGGTAGAATTCTGGAGAGAAACTTTCACAATGTTCTGTCCAAAAAACGGGACTTGGTTCAAGAAAGGAGTCAAAGAACTCAGTGTGGGAAAAGAGTATAAACTCACATATGATGGCACAAACAAAGGCTCATTCTACTGTAAATATGACACAACAAAATATTATTTCTACGTGAAAGGAAAGG CATGTGAAAACTGTTTCGAGCTGGACGGGAGGTTGTTTGGGCTGGTCATTGCTGTGGACGTGTTGGGGACGGCCGGTTTGATGATCTTTATCTTCAGTTGCACCAAGAAGAAAAGCTCAGCTCAACCTTCTCACACTTCCAAAG CACCTGCTCGTTCAGGAGGCCGGGGTCCACCTGTCCCAAATCCTGACTATGAG ACACTGAACTTGCAAAATCGCGCCCAGGATCATTACTCCTTCTTGAACAGGACGGGACAGTGA
- the LOC117260258 gene encoding T-cell surface glycoprotein CD3 epsilon chain-like isoform X1, with product MGVRATLAVLLLFIATVEAGEGQGKVEFWRETFTMFCPKNGTWFKKGVKELSVGKEYKLTYDGTNKGSFYCKYDTTKYYFYVKGKACENCFELDGRLFGLVIAVDVLGTAGLMIFIFSCTKKKSSAQPSHTSKAPARSGGRGPPVPNPDYETLNLQNRAQDHYSFLNRTGQ from the exons ATGGGTGTCCGGGCCACACTCGCCGTCCTCCTCCTGTTCATAGCCACCGTCGAAGCAGGTGAAG gACAAGGAAAGGTAGAATTCTGGAGAGAAACTTTCACAATGTTCTGTCCAAAAAACGGGACTTGGTTCAAGAAAGGAGTCAAAGAACTCAGTGTGGGAAAAGAGTATAAACTCACATATGATGGCACAAACAAAGGCTCATTCTACTGTAAATATGACACAACAAAATATTATTTCTACGTGAAAGGAAAGG CATGTGAAAACTGTTTCGAGCTGGACGGGAGGTTGTTTGGGCTGGTCATTGCTGTGGACGTGTTGGGGACGGCCGGTTTGATGATCTTTATCTTCAGTTGCACCAAGAAGAAAAGCTCAGCTCAACCTTCTCACACTTCCAAAG CACCTGCTCGTTCAGGAGGCCGGGGTCCACCTGTCCCAAATCCTGACTATGAG ACACTGAACTTGCAAAATCGCGCCCAGGATCATTACTCCTTCTTGAACAGGACGGGACAGTGA
- the LOC117260125 gene encoding T-cell surface glycoprotein CD3 gamma chain, whose protein sequence is MQPLFISRTQRCKYTMKCQLIFRAGLLLLWILTASVSCADPEIKVSELSDGIKLSCGDNYKIQSENEVEVTELKYKDENTGEYKCVSSDPSSDPTEISKIYVKFRTCDNCVELDEASITGIVVGDVVATIVIGVAVYLIASQARTGPVTSQKKSSDKKHLLPNEMNSSRHTDDNYQPLKARHRDTYDVLKK, encoded by the exons ATGCAGCCGCTCTTTATCTCCAG GACTCAGAGGTGTAAATACACTATGAAATGTCAATTAATTTTCCGTGCCGGTTTGCTGCTGCTTTGGATACTGACAG CATCTGTCAGTTGTGCCG ACCCTGAGATCAAAGTGAGCGAACTCTCTGATGGGATTAAGCTGTCTTGTGGTGACAACTATAAAATACAATCAGAAAATGAGGTTGAAGTGACTGAGTTGAAATACAAGGATGAGAACACAGGGGAGTACAAATGTGTGTCTTCTGACCCCAGCTCTGACCCGACTGAAATATCAAAAATCTATGTGAAATTCCGGA cctGCGACAACTGCGTAGAGCTCGACGAGGCTTCAATAACGGGAATAGTCGTGGGAGACGTGGTGGCCACCATTGTGATAGGAGTTGCCGTCTATCTCATTGCGTCTCAGGCTCGGACCGGTCCAGTCACCTctcaaaagaaaa GCTCTGACAAGAAGCACCTTCTTCCAAATGAAAtgaacagcagcagacacaCTGATGATAATTACCAG CCTCTAAAAGCACGTCACAGGGATACGTATGACGTGCTTAAAAAATAG
- the tmem25 gene encoding transmembrane protein 25 isoform X1 has product MKCVCLRRWASGSAVVFLHTLALSWSGAIEPAPKIDGRPRKAVTLQENKTHWFNCQSDGWDPRAPPLLTWYLNGERQREPPPSRGRLVMPSHEDSEVMRPRTHRNSTFSLRARKWDRELVCVVSNPRTGESYNATVSLNVQFQPEILRLNAQYTETSDPGLSLVLFALVRSNPPATITFVDPSGQLVANTSDFLILDSRSYPWLTNHTLKVTLSNLSGNISLNVSNSVGTVQSNLTLAEFLQSRVEVPMLGIVTGGAMAFMALLILSLIVLCLMQKNKTKSFDEPVEILMTKKSDSANLKIEKADKTYIPRENMSLPSNMQLNDLNTLRKAGEVTCISQNIIQTSLLHSAVSSIPLASLLVAREAAQQNSVGEKKKEEEEEEDLSLAYAARGFARYPMVGYIYKVNSTSSEEIWL; this is encoded by the exons atgaagtgtgtgtgtctgagaagGTGGGCGTCGGGCTCTGCTGTCGTGTTCCTTCACACACTGGCCTTATCCTGGTCAG GTGCAATTGAGCCCGCCCCCAAAATTGATGGAAGGCCCCGGAAGGCTGTGACGCTGCAGGAGAACAAGACACACTGGTTCAACTGCCAATCAGACGGCTGGGATCCCCGTGCCCCTCCCTTGCTAACGTGGTACCTGAACGGGGAGCGGCAGAGAGAGCCTCCACCCAGCCGGGGGCGCCTGGTGATGCCGTCACATGAAGATTCTGAGGTCATGAGACCAAGAACCCATCGCAACAGCACCTTCTCTTTGCGGGCCAGGAAGTGGGACAGGGAGCTAGTGTGTGTCGTGTCAAACCCCAGGACAGGGGAGAGCTACAACGCCACGGTCTCACTCAATGTCCAGT TTCAGCCAGAGATCCTCAGGCTGAACGCACAATACACTGAAACCTCAGACCCCGGTCTCTCCCTGGTCCTCTTCGCCTTGGTGCGCTCCAACCCGCCTGCCACCATCACCTTCGTGGACCCGTCTGGCCAGCTGGTGGCCAACACCTCTGACTTCCTCATCCTGGATTCGCGAAGCTACCCCTGGCTGACCAATCACACGCTGAAGGTCACGCTCAGTAACCTATCAGGGAATATCTCGCTGAATGTCAGCAACAGTGTGGGGACGGTGCAGAGCAACCTCACGCTGGCAG AATTCCTGCAGTCCCGCGTGGAGGTGCCCATGCTGGGAATAGTGACCGGGGGAGCCATGGCCTTTATGgccctcctcatcctcagtcTGATTGTTCTCTGCCTCATGCAAAAAAACAAGACCAAGTCATTTG ATGAGCCAGTGGAGATTCTGATGACCAAGAAAAG CGACTCAGCCAATCTGAAGATAGAGAAAGCTGATAAGACGTACATCCCCAGAGAGAACATGTCTCTGCCTTCCAACATGCAGCTCAACGACCTCAACACTCTGAGAAAAG CAGGAGAGGTGACgtgtatttcccaaaacatTATCCAAACATCTCTTTTGCATTCTGCTGTGTCCTCCATCCCTCTTGCATCACTTCTCGTAGCTCGAGAGGCTGCCCAGCAGAACAGTgtgggagagaagaagaaagaggaagaggaggaggaagatctGTCTTTAGCCTACGCCGCCAGAG GTTTTGCCAGATATCCGATGGTCGGCTACATCTATAAGGTGAACAGCACAAGCAGCGAGGAGATCTGGCTCTGA
- the tmem25 gene encoding transmembrane protein 25 isoform X2, whose product MKCVCLRRWASGSAVVFLHTLALSWSGAIEPAPKIDGRPRKAVTLQENKTHWFNCQSDGWDPRAPPLLTWYLNGERQREPPPSRGRLVMPSHEDSEVMRPRTHRNSTFSLRARKWDRELVCVVSNPRTGESYNATVSLNVQFQPEILRLNAQYTETSDPGLSLVLFALVRSNPPATITFVDPSGQLVANTSDFLILDSRSYPWLTNHTLKVTLSNLSGNISLNVSNSVGTVQSNLTLAEFLQSRVEVPMLGIVTGGAMAFMALLILSLIVLCLMQKNKTKSFDEPVEILMTKKSDSANLKIEKADKTYIPRENMSLPSNMQLNDLNTLRKAREAAQQNSVGEKKKEEEEEEDLSLAYAARGFARYPMVGYIYKVNSTSSEEIWL is encoded by the exons atgaagtgtgtgtgtctgagaagGTGGGCGTCGGGCTCTGCTGTCGTGTTCCTTCACACACTGGCCTTATCCTGGTCAG GTGCAATTGAGCCCGCCCCCAAAATTGATGGAAGGCCCCGGAAGGCTGTGACGCTGCAGGAGAACAAGACACACTGGTTCAACTGCCAATCAGACGGCTGGGATCCCCGTGCCCCTCCCTTGCTAACGTGGTACCTGAACGGGGAGCGGCAGAGAGAGCCTCCACCCAGCCGGGGGCGCCTGGTGATGCCGTCACATGAAGATTCTGAGGTCATGAGACCAAGAACCCATCGCAACAGCACCTTCTCTTTGCGGGCCAGGAAGTGGGACAGGGAGCTAGTGTGTGTCGTGTCAAACCCCAGGACAGGGGAGAGCTACAACGCCACGGTCTCACTCAATGTCCAGT TTCAGCCAGAGATCCTCAGGCTGAACGCACAATACACTGAAACCTCAGACCCCGGTCTCTCCCTGGTCCTCTTCGCCTTGGTGCGCTCCAACCCGCCTGCCACCATCACCTTCGTGGACCCGTCTGGCCAGCTGGTGGCCAACACCTCTGACTTCCTCATCCTGGATTCGCGAAGCTACCCCTGGCTGACCAATCACACGCTGAAGGTCACGCTCAGTAACCTATCAGGGAATATCTCGCTGAATGTCAGCAACAGTGTGGGGACGGTGCAGAGCAACCTCACGCTGGCAG AATTCCTGCAGTCCCGCGTGGAGGTGCCCATGCTGGGAATAGTGACCGGGGGAGCCATGGCCTTTATGgccctcctcatcctcagtcTGATTGTTCTCTGCCTCATGCAAAAAAACAAGACCAAGTCATTTG ATGAGCCAGTGGAGATTCTGATGACCAAGAAAAG CGACTCAGCCAATCTGAAGATAGAGAAAGCTGATAAGACGTACATCCCCAGAGAGAACATGTCTCTGCCTTCCAACATGCAGCTCAACGACCTCAACACTCTGAGAAAAG CTCGAGAGGCTGCCCAGCAGAACAGTgtgggagagaagaagaaagaggaagaggaggaggaagatctGTCTTTAGCCTACGCCGCCAGAG GTTTTGCCAGATATCCGATGGTCGGCTACATCTATAAGGTGAACAGCACAAGCAGCGAGGAGATCTGGCTCTGA